The Verrucomicrobiia bacterium genome has a window encoding:
- the lpxB gene encoding lipid-A-disaccharide synthase has protein sequence MKPLRIMIIAGEASGDAHAAKLVSALRDELAARPDVCPDQPQPLRTALAPRFFGAGGERMQAAGVELALDLTRHSVIGLSDVLRSYFKFRRLFRQLLRLALERQPDVIIGVDYGGFNLRFGRAIRRHAGSTGSFNNWRPKLVQFVSPQVWASRAGRAFQLQRDYDLLLSIFPFEKSWYAARVPRLRVEFVGHPLLDRTPDITNATEQPPASNLLLLLPGSRQGEVKRHLPVMLAAMKQIKAARPQIEVLIVLPDAGLASLARSVGSPADVQIQIGNLHGALSRTAAAIASTGTVTMECALFGVPTVTLYKTSWSTYQVGKRIVTVKSLTMPNLLAGKTVFPEFIQDAATPANIAGAALDLLGNAERRGSIQHDLANIVNSLGGPGAMQRAARAIVSLLGD, from the coding sequence ATGAAGCCGCTTCGCATCATGATCATTGCCGGGGAGGCAAGCGGCGATGCGCACGCAGCGAAGCTTGTGTCCGCTCTGCGCGACGAGCTGGCAGCGCGTCCTGATGTCTGCCCGGATCAACCTCAACCGCTGCGCACTGCGCTTGCACCCCGCTTCTTTGGCGCTGGCGGTGAGCGCATGCAGGCGGCAGGCGTCGAACTCGCACTTGATCTGACCCGCCACTCGGTGATCGGACTCTCCGATGTCCTGCGCAGCTATTTCAAATTTCGAAGGCTGTTTCGCCAGCTGCTCCGCCTGGCACTGGAACGGCAGCCAGACGTCATCATCGGCGTGGACTACGGCGGATTCAATTTGCGCTTTGGCCGGGCCATCCGCCGTCATGCGGGTTCAACGGGATCATTCAATAACTGGCGTCCGAAATTAGTCCAGTTTGTCTCACCCCAGGTTTGGGCATCACGCGCGGGCCGGGCGTTTCAATTACAGCGCGACTACGACCTGCTTCTCAGCATTTTTCCGTTCGAAAAATCCTGGTATGCCGCGCGCGTCCCGCGTCTGCGCGTGGAGTTCGTCGGCCATCCTCTTCTGGACCGCACGCCGGATATCACGAATGCCACCGAACAACCTCCTGCTTCCAACCTCCTGCTGTTGCTTCCCGGCAGCCGCCAGGGCGAGGTGAAGCGGCATCTTCCCGTCATGCTGGCCGCGATGAAACAGATCAAGGCCGCCCGTCCCCAGATCGAAGTCCTGATCGTTCTACCAGACGCAGGTTTGGCCAGCCTTGCACGATCCGTTGGAAGTCCAGCCGATGTCCAAATTCAAATCGGCAACCTTCACGGTGCGCTGTCGCGGACAGCGGCGGCCATTGCTTCGACAGGAACCGTGACGATGGAATGTGCACTGTTTGGCGTCCCGACGGTGACGCTCTACAAAACCTCGTGGAGCACGTACCAGGTTGGAAAACGAATCGTAACGGTGAAGTCACTCACGATGCCGAACCTGCTGGCAGGCAAAACAGTTTTCCCCGAATTCATCCAGGATGCAGCGACTCCAGCGAATATTGCCGGGGCAGCCCTCGATCTGCTTGGCAACGCCGAACGCCGCGGGTCGATTCAGCACGACTTGGCGAACATCGTCAACTCACTGGGCGGGCCCGGAGCCATGCAACGCGCAGCCCGCGCAATCGTGTCGCTCCTCGGGGATTGA
- a CDS encoding redox-sensing transcriptional repressor Rex, whose amino-acid sequence MHRTLKKVGRPEIPRKTIYRLSVYLRCLARLKDKNIQTVSSEALAKVAGVKSTQLRKDLAYFGQFGTRGLGYDVAQLSQMISDELGTTRLQPVILVGVGNLGLALLSYRGFEKEGFEIVAAFDADPRRRRDTRYTQPLLDMEEMPEFIHQHHVRMAILAVPAAVAQEVANQLVEAGVVGILNFSPIVLSVPEEVMVNNVNLAIELENLSYFIQE is encoded by the coding sequence ATGCATCGCACCTTGAAAAAAGTCGGCCGCCCAGAGATTCCGCGCAAGACGATCTACCGCCTGTCGGTGTATCTGCGGTGCCTCGCGCGCCTCAAGGATAAGAATATCCAGACCGTTTCCAGTGAAGCCCTCGCCAAGGTTGCTGGAGTGAAATCAACGCAACTGCGGAAGGATCTCGCGTACTTCGGACAGTTCGGAACACGCGGGCTCGGCTATGACGTTGCGCAATTGTCGCAGATGATTTCCGATGAGCTGGGAACCACGCGGCTGCAGCCTGTAATCCTGGTTGGCGTCGGCAATCTGGGCCTGGCGCTGCTGTCGTACCGGGGATTTGAGAAGGAAGGGTTCGAGATCGTCGCGGCTTTCGATGCCGATCCGCGGCGGCGCCGCGACACGCGTTATACGCAGCCGCTGCTGGACATGGAAGAAATGCCAGAGTTCATTCACCAGCACCACGTGCGAATGGCGATCCTGGCCGTGCCAGCAGCAGTCGCTCAGGAAGTTGCAAACCAACTCGTTGAAGCAGGCGTGGTTGGCATCCTCAACTTCTCGCCGATTGTGCTTTCGGTTCCGGAGGAAGTCATGGTGAACAACGTGAATCTCGCCATTGAGCTGGAGAACCTGAGTTACTTCATCCAGGAATAA
- a CDS encoding C4-type zinc ribbon domain-containing protein, whose amino-acid sequence MNSIISKLLKLQTLEFDRTPSAAEAREITELRAGVPEPILGHYSRLIARGKKGVAVIRNQVCGGCQMRLPIGTINTLMRNEDIQLCDSCGRYLYLPDKTEEAPVAAKPAKKPRKKKAAIEPTETAAGS is encoded by the coding sequence ATGAACTCGATCATCTCGAAATTGTTGAAACTTCAGACTCTTGAATTCGACCGCACTCCCTCTGCGGCCGAAGCCAGGGAAATTACCGAATTGCGCGCCGGGGTTCCGGAACCAATTCTCGGGCACTACTCCCGCCTCATCGCTCGCGGGAAGAAAGGCGTGGCCGTCATTCGAAACCAGGTCTGCGGCGGCTGCCAGATGCGCCTGCCGATCGGCACCATCAATACCCTGATGCGCAACGAGGATATTCAATTGTGCGACAGTTGCGGGCGTTATCTGTACCTGCCAGACAAAACGGAAGAAGCGCCCGTCGCGGCCAAGCCCGCTAAGAAACCGCGCAAGAAGAAAGCTGCCATCGAACCGACTGAAACAGCGGCTGGAAGCTGA
- a CDS encoding SulP family inorganic anion transporter, which translates to MNDWFVFRPKLADTLKSYSKPQLSADLAAGVTVGIVALPLAMALAIASGLKPEVGIFTAIIGGLLVSLLGGSRVQIGGPAGAFVPLLAPIVMAHGPGGLVVCAMMAGVILFILGAARLGTLIKYIPFPVVTGFTSGIAIIILSTQIRDFFGLQVKMPADFLEKFHVLAGNFHPNWPTLIVALSCTLLIWFWPRNLGRKLPGSIVVIAAAAAAAAWFHLPERFGIETLGTAFGDMPRKLPGPHWPSVPFDEWRALLPAAMTIAVLGAIESLLCAVVADGMIDDRHDSNQELMAQGIANIASGFFGGMPVTGVIARTATNVRNGGRSPIAGIVHALVLLGVLLLAAPLARHIPLAALSGVLVVVALRMGEWHQFARLRRWPRSDVAVFLCAFILTVVTDLPVAVGTSLVLASALLVKRLSDASQVTADEEITLANSPQQSAEGRVIPRGVVVFRVFGAFFFGAADKLESSLRRAGQLPDVLILRMRDVLALDATGLDALEDLLEKLRKHKKELILCGPHSQPLFALTRSGLLDRLGMDNVCGDMDASLARAAHLLAEKNAGAGIHRDLAHEHP; encoded by the coding sequence ATGAATGATTGGTTTGTGTTCCGGCCGAAGCTGGCGGACACATTAAAAAGCTACTCGAAACCACAACTCAGCGCGGATCTTGCCGCGGGTGTCACGGTTGGAATTGTTGCGCTCCCTCTCGCCATGGCCCTGGCGATAGCATCGGGACTCAAACCAGAGGTCGGAATCTTCACCGCCATCATTGGCGGCCTCCTCGTGTCGCTTCTCGGGGGTTCCCGGGTTCAGATTGGCGGTCCCGCCGGCGCCTTTGTTCCTTTGCTGGCACCGATCGTGATGGCGCACGGACCTGGCGGCCTGGTGGTCTGCGCCATGATGGCCGGGGTGATCCTGTTTATCCTGGGCGCGGCTCGGCTCGGAACGTTGATCAAATACATTCCATTCCCGGTCGTTACAGGCTTCACCAGCGGCATCGCCATCATCATTCTCAGCACTCAGATCCGCGATTTCTTCGGGCTCCAGGTTAAAATGCCCGCCGACTTCCTGGAGAAGTTTCACGTGCTTGCTGGAAACTTTCATCCAAACTGGCCCACTTTGATTGTGGCTCTCTCCTGCACACTCTTGATTTGGTTCTGGCCCCGGAACCTTGGCAGGAAGTTGCCTGGCTCGATTGTAGTGATTGCCGCGGCGGCGGCGGCGGCGGCCTGGTTTCACCTGCCGGAACGGTTCGGGATCGAGACGCTCGGGACCGCGTTTGGCGACATGCCGCGGAAGTTGCCGGGACCGCATTGGCCGTCGGTTCCCTTTGACGAATGGCGGGCGCTTCTTCCCGCTGCGATGACAATTGCGGTGCTCGGGGCCATTGAATCGTTGCTGTGCGCGGTGGTTGCCGATGGGATGATTGACGACCGCCACGATTCAAACCAGGAACTCATGGCGCAAGGGATTGCGAACATAGCGTCGGGATTCTTCGGGGGCATGCCCGTGACGGGCGTCATTGCCCGCACGGCGACGAACGTTCGAAATGGGGGACGCTCGCCCATCGCTGGAATTGTGCATGCCCTGGTGCTGCTGGGAGTGCTGCTGCTGGCCGCGCCGCTCGCACGGCATATTCCGCTGGCTGCCTTGAGCGGGGTTTTGGTCGTGGTAGCCCTGCGGATGGGCGAATGGCATCAGTTTGCACGCCTCCGACGCTGGCCTCGGAGCGATGTGGCGGTATTCCTGTGCGCGTTTATTTTGACGGTGGTGACGGACCTGCCGGTTGCCGTGGGCACCTCGCTCGTGCTGGCGTCCGCGCTCCTCGTGAAGCGCCTTTCAGATGCCTCCCAGGTCACAGCCGACGAAGAGATCACGCTCGCAAACTCCCCGCAGCAAAGCGCTGAGGGCAGGGTCATTCCGCGGGGAGTCGTCGTCTTCCGGGTATTCGGCGCGTTTTTCTTTGGTGCCGCGGACAAGCTGGAGTCTTCTTTGCGCCGTGCCGGGCAGCTGCCTGACGTCCTGATTCTCCGGATGCGGGACGTGCTGGCGCTGGATGCGACGGGACTGGACGCTCTGGAAGACCTGCTGGAGAAGCTTCGAAAGCACAAGAAGGAGCTGATTTTGTGCGGTCCGCACTCGCAACCTTTATTTGCACTGACCCGTTCCGGCTTGTTGGATCGGCTGGGGATGGATAATGTCTGTGGCGACATGGACGCTTCACTGGCCCGTGCGGCTCACCTTCTCGCCGAGAAGAATGCTGGGGCCGGAATCCACCGGGATCTCGCACACGAGCATCCCTGA
- the glgP gene encoding alpha-glucan family phosphorylase: MPKKPLTSKELGDIIASLHKLAHNLWWTWNQEAQELFQELSPRGWQNLYHNAVAVLREVSDYELRVRLQDPMFAERVRTVLNAFEEYMGEKAAWAHQTAPALNKNPVAYFSAEFGFHEALPIAAGGLGVLAGDHTKSASDLGLGFVGISLFYREGYFQQTIDGNNWQTEYYNHLNPANLPVETVVDAKGEPVVCDLDIGMNRVFFRAWRVNVGRAPVLLLDANMPQNEQHFRDLTLRVYGGDSTTRIMQEMLLGIGGVRLLRKLGYQPSTFHMNEGHAAFLTLELIREKIRGGKTAAAALEETRRECLFTTHTPVEAGHDRFSPDLMNYAMQRYQTQIGIPFPEVMALGRVDPANQEEPFCMTVLALKISRAANGVSDLHGLVSRHMWQCLYPGKTVEQVPIGHITNGIHLLGWMKGPVRRFWRQRLINNPAAAATGDTTQIWRQANTHWSGELNSPEFWQRMLDPNFISDEEIWALRYKLRRELIEFARRRLLIQGQRLTQGDYITFDQLLNPDALTIGFARRFATYKRAPLIFQQMENIVHLTRDRTRPVQFIFAGKAHPRDDDGKRYIQHIIHLSKYSDLKGSLVFIENYDIHVARQMVSGCDVWLNNPRRPLEASGTSGMKAGCHGCLNMSILDGWWREGYDGTNGFGIGDDSHAESVEEQDRVDSANLYTTLTEQVMPLFYERDEQGLPRKWIQRIRRAMATLVPQFTTDRMVKEYTKKYYMTR, from the coding sequence ATGCCGAAAAAGCCTCTAACGAGCAAAGAGCTGGGCGACATCATCGCCAGCTTGCACAAGTTGGCCCACAACCTTTGGTGGACCTGGAACCAGGAAGCACAGGAGCTCTTCCAGGAACTGTCTCCGCGGGGCTGGCAGAACCTGTATCACAATGCCGTGGCGGTGTTGCGCGAGGTGTCGGACTACGAGCTGCGCGTGCGGCTGCAGGATCCCATGTTTGCGGAACGGGTGCGAACGGTGCTGAATGCGTTTGAAGAGTACATGGGCGAGAAAGCAGCCTGGGCTCATCAGACAGCGCCTGCATTGAACAAAAATCCCGTGGCCTACTTCTCCGCCGAATTTGGCTTTCACGAAGCCCTGCCGATTGCTGCGGGCGGGCTTGGGGTCCTCGCTGGCGATCACACCAAGTCGGCCAGTGACCTTGGGCTCGGGTTTGTTGGCATCAGCCTCTTTTATCGCGAAGGCTATTTTCAGCAGACGATCGACGGCAACAACTGGCAGACCGAATACTACAATCATTTGAATCCTGCGAACCTGCCCGTTGAGACGGTTGTGGACGCCAAGGGCGAGCCAGTGGTTTGCGATTTGGATATCGGAATGAACCGCGTCTTTTTTCGGGCGTGGCGGGTCAACGTGGGGCGCGCTCCGGTGTTGTTGCTAGACGCCAACATGCCGCAGAACGAGCAGCACTTCCGCGACCTGACATTGCGTGTTTACGGGGGCGACAGCACCACGCGCATCATGCAGGAGATGTTGCTCGGCATCGGCGGAGTCCGGCTTCTGCGGAAGCTTGGTTACCAGCCCTCAACGTTCCACATGAACGAAGGCCATGCCGCGTTCCTGACTTTGGAACTGATCCGTGAAAAGATTCGTGGCGGCAAGACGGCGGCAGCTGCGCTTGAAGAAACCCGGCGCGAATGCCTCTTCACGACGCATACGCCGGTTGAGGCAGGGCACGATCGATTCAGCCCCGACCTGATGAACTATGCGATGCAGCGATACCAGACGCAGATTGGGATTCCATTTCCTGAAGTCATGGCGCTGGGCCGGGTGGACCCTGCCAACCAGGAGGAGCCTTTCTGCATGACAGTGCTGGCGTTGAAGATTTCGCGGGCAGCGAACGGCGTCAGCGATCTTCACGGTTTGGTGAGCCGCCACATGTGGCAGTGTTTATATCCAGGCAAAACCGTCGAGCAGGTTCCAATCGGGCACATTACCAACGGCATCCATTTGCTCGGCTGGATGAAAGGCCCGGTGCGCCGTTTCTGGCGTCAGCGGCTTATCAACAACCCAGCTGCTGCAGCGACTGGGGATACGACACAAATCTGGCGGCAGGCAAACACGCACTGGTCGGGCGAGTTGAATTCACCGGAGTTCTGGCAGCGCATGCTCGATCCTAACTTCATTTCCGACGAGGAAATCTGGGCATTGCGCTACAAGCTGCGCCGTGAGTTGATCGAATTCGCGCGCAGGCGGCTCTTGATCCAGGGACAGCGCCTGACCCAGGGCGATTACATCACGTTCGATCAGTTGCTGAACCCCGATGCGTTAACCATCGGATTTGCGCGGCGATTTGCCACCTACAAGCGCGCGCCGCTGATCTTCCAGCAGATGGAAAACATCGTCCACCTGACCCGTGACCGCACGCGGCCTGTTCAGTTCATCTTCGCAGGCAAGGCGCATCCGCGCGATGACGACGGGAAACGCTACATCCAGCACATCATCCACCTGAGCAAGTACAGCGATCTGAAAGGCAGCCTGGTCTTCATTGAAAACTATGACATCCATGTGGCGCGCCAGATGGTTTCGGGATGCGACGTATGGCTCAACAATCCGCGGCGGCCGCTGGAAGCATCGGGCACGAGCGGCATGAAGGCGGGATGCCACGGCTGTCTCAACATGAGCATCCTGGATGGATGGTGGCGGGAAGGTTATGACGGCACCAACGGGTTCGGGATCGGCGACGATTCGCACGCGGAGTCCGTTGAAGAGCAGGATCGGGTGGACAGCGCGAATCTCTACACGACGTTGACGGAGCAGGTCATGCCGCTGTTTTACGAGCGCGACGAGCAGGGCTTGCCGCGGAAGTGGATTCAACGAATCCGCCGCGCCATGGCGACGCTTGTGCCGCAGTTCACCACGGATCGCATGGTCAAGGAATACACAAAGAAGTATTACATGACGCGTTGA